Proteins encoded in a region of the Burkholderia ubonensis subsp. mesacidophila genome:
- the ccsB gene encoding c-type cytochrome biogenesis protein CcsB yields the protein MDLTQVSPTREASAQAPIPAPLFDDRPFLLRLSPLDWLFALALVLGAGYAFVHYNAHMDYYDKAVLIGAVPALVTLGWRWKPARLLMASIAVLALLSIQIYQGDLARADAAFFLKYFLSSQSAILWMSALFVLATVFYWIGTLARSASAAAIGQKLTWVAVLMGFTGMMVRWYESYLIGADVGHIPVSNLYEVFVLFSLITALLYLYYEGHYGTRALGAFVLLVISAAVGFLMWYSIARDAQQIQPLVPALQSWWMKIHVPANFIGYGSFALSAMVSVAYLMKERGVLADRLPALEVLDDVMYKSIAVGFAFFTIATILGALWAAEAWGGYWSWDPKETWALIVWLNYAAWLHMRLMKGLRGTAAAWWALTGLLVTTFAFLGVNMFLSGLHSYGKL from the coding sequence ATGGATCTCACTCAAGTTTCCCCCACCCGTGAGGCGTCGGCCCAGGCCCCGATTCCGGCGCCACTGTTCGACGACCGTCCGTTCCTGCTGCGCCTGTCGCCGCTCGACTGGCTGTTCGCGTTGGCGCTGGTGCTCGGCGCAGGCTATGCGTTCGTGCACTACAACGCGCACATGGACTACTACGACAAGGCCGTGCTGATCGGCGCCGTCCCGGCGCTCGTCACGCTCGGCTGGCGCTGGAAGCCGGCCCGGCTGCTGATGGCGTCGATCGCGGTGCTCGCGCTGCTGTCGATCCAGATCTACCAGGGCGACCTGGCGCGCGCGGATGCGGCGTTCTTCCTCAAGTACTTCCTGTCGAGCCAGTCGGCGATCCTGTGGATGAGCGCGCTGTTCGTGCTCGCGACGGTGTTCTACTGGATCGGCACGCTCGCGCGCTCGGCGTCGGCCGCCGCGATCGGCCAGAAGCTCACCTGGGTCGCGGTGCTGATGGGCTTCACCGGGATGATGGTGCGCTGGTACGAGTCGTACCTGATCGGCGCCGACGTCGGCCATATCCCGGTGTCGAACCTGTATGAAGTGTTCGTGCTGTTCAGCCTGATCACCGCGCTGCTCTACCTGTACTACGAAGGCCACTACGGCACGCGCGCGCTGGGCGCATTCGTGCTGCTGGTCATCAGCGCGGCGGTCGGCTTCCTGATGTGGTACTCGATCGCGCGCGACGCGCAGCAGATCCAGCCGCTCGTGCCCGCGCTGCAGAGCTGGTGGATGAAGATCCACGTGCCGGCGAACTTCATCGGCTACGGCAGCTTCGCGCTGTCGGCGATGGTGTCGGTCGCGTACCTGATGAAGGAGCGTGGCGTGCTCGCCGACCGCCTGCCGGCGCTCGAGGTGCTCGACGACGTGATGTACAAGTCGATCGCGGTCGGCTTCGCGTTCTTCACGATCGCGACGATCCTCGGTGCGCTGTGGGCAGCCGAGGCGTGGGGCGGCTACTGGAGCTGGGACCCGAAGGAGACCTGGGCGCTGATCGTGTGGCTGAACTACGCGGCGTGGCTGCACATGCGCCTGATGAAGGGCCTGCGCGGCACGGCCGCCGCATGGTGGGCGCTGACGGGCCTGCTCGTCACGACGTTCGCGTTCCTTGGCGTCAACATGTTCCTGTCCGGGCTGCACAGCTACGGCAAGCTGTAA
- the msrP gene encoding protein-methionine-sulfoxide reductase catalytic subunit MsrP, with protein MWIKRPFRNALSGDDIPRSEITPRAVFDNRRRLLQAAGLAAAGTMLGGGGAAFAAYASPDARAAKLAAKANPKFAVADKATPFKDVTSYNNFYEFGTDKGDPARNAGTLRPRPWRVSVEGEVQHPKVFDLDELLKLAPLEERVYRLRCVEGWSMVIPWIGVPLAELIKRVQPTGNAKYVQFVTLADPSQMPGLSTPILEWPYSEGLRMDEAMNPLTLLTMGVYGQVLPNQNGAPVRVVVPWKYGFKSAKSLVKIRFVDKQPPTSWNTYAPNEYGFYSNVNPNVDHPRWSQATERRIGDDGFFTPKRKTLMFNGYGEFVASMYQGMDLKKFF; from the coding sequence ATGTGGATCAAACGGCCTTTCCGGAACGCGTTGAGCGGTGACGACATTCCGCGCAGCGAGATTACGCCGCGCGCGGTATTCGACAACCGCCGGCGCCTGCTGCAGGCAGCCGGCCTCGCGGCGGCAGGCACCATGCTGGGCGGCGGCGGCGCGGCGTTTGCCGCGTACGCGTCGCCCGACGCGCGTGCGGCGAAACTGGCGGCGAAAGCCAATCCGAAATTCGCCGTGGCCGACAAGGCGACGCCGTTCAAGGACGTCACGTCCTACAACAACTTCTACGAATTCGGCACCGACAAGGGCGATCCGGCCCGCAACGCCGGCACGCTGCGCCCTCGTCCGTGGCGCGTCAGCGTCGAGGGTGAGGTGCAGCATCCGAAGGTGTTCGATCTCGACGAGCTGCTGAAGCTCGCGCCGCTCGAGGAGCGCGTCTACCGGCTGCGCTGCGTCGAAGGCTGGTCGATGGTGATCCCGTGGATCGGCGTGCCGCTTGCGGAGCTGATCAAGCGCGTGCAGCCGACCGGAAACGCGAAATACGTGCAGTTCGTCACGCTCGCCGACCCGTCGCAGATGCCGGGCCTGTCGACGCCGATCCTCGAGTGGCCGTATTCGGAAGGCCTGCGGATGGACGAGGCGATGAATCCGCTGACGCTGCTGACGATGGGCGTCTACGGGCAGGTGCTGCCGAACCAGAACGGCGCGCCGGTGCGGGTCGTCGTGCCGTGGAAGTACGGCTTCAAGAGCGCGAAGTCGCTGGTGAAGATCCGCTTCGTCGACAAGCAGCCGCCGACCAGCTGGAACACCTACGCGCCGAACGAGTACGGCTTCTATTCGAACGTGAATCCGAACGTCGACCATCCGCGCTGGAGCCAGGCAACCGAGCGGCGCATCGGCGACGACGGCTTCTTCACGCCGAAGCGCAAGACGCTGATGTTCAACGGCTATGGCGAGTTCGTCGCGTCGATGTATCAGGGCATGGACCTGAAGAAGTTCTTCTGA